The sequence TAAATGTGGCTCAATATGTggggtttttatatttttaaaataggaATTAAAACAGAGATAAGGTTGGAGCTCAAGTGCACCTGTActctaatatcaaaataaattaccACTAGTAATTGTTTGTTTATCATGACTTACACATAAGAAAGAATGTTATAATAAtacttaaatgattaaatttaccatttttaatagtttaaatcTTGAaaacaattggtaatttatcgTATCATCCATTGTCATGTTtgatcataataattttttgtgtgcACTGTGTATTGAACCGTCCAGGGTAACTGGACCATGGAGTATTCTAGACTCAAGGCTAAGGTTGAGCTTCTGCAAAGAAACCACAGGTACTAGCCCAGTTCCATGCCATTGACTATGTTCTTAATTCattgatataaatttattttgtatattgCGTAAACCTCTTTAGGCACTATTTGGGAGAAGATCTGGACACATTAAGTTTCAAGCAGCTACAAAATTTGGAACAACAGCTTGATACTGCTCTTAAACAGATTCGATCAAGAAAAGTATGctagattatttttattgaggTCCATGGACTATATTCCACTTAGGGTTGGTTATATCTACTTGGCACtgaaatattttctcttttgcaGAACCAACTCATGTATGAGTCAATCTCAGATCTTCAGAGGAAGGCAAGGCCTTTTGCCACTTCTTGGTTTTATATTACCAGAAACTAATTCATTTCtaaattccttttcttttatctttttattattattattattattttgaagaGTTTTAAATTCCTTTTGAAGAAAAGTATCCTTACAGATATTGAAAACCAActatagtatatttttttttaaagggcattTTACAGATAACACTCTTGAACTTTGACATGAGTGTTAATTGTAcgtttgcattttttatttgagcaAATAATCCCCTAGATTTTAGATTTGTGGTTAATTAGACATTCAGTTAGTATTTTCCCTTCAAAGATTAGCTAAGATCATTGCGCACCCTTGACCTGATGATCATTATATAAGTATAAGTTCTTATGAAGTGGGAGGTAAAGGTCGGAATTCAAGtctttataagaaaattttcaatatatatacatttagattaagttagagtaagaGTTACCAATTTATTTACATGCATAGTTCTATCACAGCCtcaatgattttttaaaatgtcaTTCTTCTCATAAGTgcattacattattaaatacATTAGGTTTTAACAGAAAAACGTTAACAGAATGTTTGTGTTGTCATAAACATAATCTTTAAAGGGTTaattaattgttaaaattcaaagtCCAAGGACTAAATTGGCATCCACATCATAGCCCAAGAGTGGTACTTGTCAAACTcgcttaaaaaaaatgaaacttattTAGTATATCAATCTATCTATTTTAATCTCACATTGTGCTAATATATTATATGCAGGAGAAGGCAATACAGGAGCAGAATACCATTCTAGCAAATAAGGTGACCTACATTTTATGTTTGGATGTACAGCAAATTGCAATTTAGCTAATACACCAATTAAGCTCATTAGGGagtttttttaatctattgaATACCagaataatgtaatttttctctcattttgaAATAGATcaaagagaaggagaaaacTGTGACGCAGCAGGCCCAGGCGCAGGCACACTGGGAGCAGCAAAACCATGGTCCAAATGGATCATCATCATTTATGCTACCACAGCCACTTCCCTGTTTAAACATTGGGTAACCTTCTCTCACCTCATACTAATTATTACATCTATAAGACCTTCATGCACTCTTACATGATACTGTCTAGAACTATTCACTTACAAGTTTGAGAGTTGatcatgccaataaattgggttacATGCCTTCTCTATTTCCTATGATTGTCTTTCATTCTAAATTTCATATTGATACATCTAATCCATAAActtaacctctctctctctctctctccagagAAATTGAATAAGACTataattttcaacattttataGATGAGACATCTGAGTATATTAGGATATGAGACCAAATGAATGATTaggagaaaaaaacaaaggcaATTTCCATTGATATATAGTATATTGATATTATATGTTACATAAACTTATTactataatatttgttttgtgttgtgttaGAAAATGGTGACTTGATCATTTAACTATTATTTTGATACCTCTTCATACGGGGTCTAAACTCCCTTTTAGTAAGTTCAAACTTAGGGTCATCTGCATTAATATCataacaaaatattattaatcccaaaagtttaaattgttAAGAAAGAgcgaatttaattatttaaatattattctaATTGATTCATCCTTAAACTCTATGGCTAATTTACTGTTTGCAATTAGAAAGTAGAAGATACGAACTTGTTTGAGGCAGGTGTAATTAAGATATGCTATTTTGGAATGTCTGATGTAGGGGCACCCACCATGAAGAAGCGCCAGAAGCGAGGAGGAATGAGCTCGAGCTCACTCTTGAACCAATTTACTCATGTCACCTTGGATGCTTTGCCACATGAAGTGAAGGAAGAAAGACGCCTCTAGCTGGGTATATAACTTTGGTTTCGTTTTGAATAtgggacatatatatataaagttaaggTTTCTAATCCTTGTGTACTACCTGTGGTTTCATCCCTATTTTGATGacatgaaaaatgtaatattattgCTTTCTGCTTGTTGGGACTCAACCAATAAGGAATTTGAACTTCGGAACTGTTCTCTCTATTGAAATcaagtataaatattttgtaCTGCTCAAGCATATATATCTGGAAGATTTGACCTTCTCCTCTCCCTCCCCATGTATggtgttaaaatatttagtattttaaaaaaaaaaaaatcttgaagatTTCTGTTTTATGCAATCTTAGCcaatataagagagagaaggagaaaaggcaaaagcaaatatttaattgttaggttctaagactttaggaacttaatgtattagaatttcaagttgtattatgttggcaaaccatgatcaaaacattaaGTCTAGTTTTAGGCTTGTTCAAAGTATGTTTATTTGTAGAATTGAAATCGAGTGATTGTAGAATTTATTAAACTAAATctacaaggctcgatcgatcgaaaattagattcaatCAATCGAACcacgtgcagattgttttttttttttttgcaaaaatttcaatttagcCCAAGCCCATGTGACAAgtaaggttttatgttttactccaagtataaaagaaaaaaccctagctatGTTTTAGAGGTCTTTGATGTGTTGTGTGTTcaatctcttgtgagatttagaAGTGTTTACTTTCAtgcatacttagggttatcaagattaagatttatgtcaagaacttggtgatcgctttagttgctgcataaagaacttaaagaagatctgaaaTCTTTGAGTGAAGTCTCAAAGTCATAAATAGGAGAACCTGTGGTTGCaataaatcaagaaaagaagtagtctgtggactcggagctgtcatgtagtcgtggtagtaagttttttactcgaggtagtaataggatgttagtggtctaagttttattgtacaaacttcaattctttcatagatgatctgttttaccttgaggatagttagatTAAATCCTcttcaggttttttaccggtttggttttcctgagttatcatatcgttgttttctttatatttctgcattatttatattatatgattttattgtgttaacctagatctatgtaatttatctaagtaatcacttggatAAATCACTAGATTAAGCaacttgtgttaaggggtctaaaaatgtacaagtggtatcaaagcatggtatctaagtaatcacttttGTTATCAACGTACAAGTGGGATTGCAGGTGAAGCAAATGGATTCTGGGATTCACATCAACCAAGCAAAGTATGCTAGAAATCTTGTCAAGAGATTTGAACTTAAAATTGTTGCACATGCTAGAACGCCAATGGTTGCAAATGCTAAGCTAATCAATGATCCTTCAAGTGCATCTGTTGATGTTACTCTATATAGAAACATAATTGGTTGTCTTTTGTATTTAACTGCTAGTCGACCAGATATTGCTTTCAATGTTGGTGTATATTATAGGTTTCAATCTAATTCAAAGGTTTCACATTTGAATGATGttaaaagaatcataaaatatgtTAGTGGAACTTGTGATTATAGATTGTTTTATAGCAAAGAGTTGAATATGTCTCTTGCTGGACACTAAGATGCAAATTGGGCCGGCAATGCCGATGATAGAAAAAGCACCACTGGTGGGTGTTTTTATGTAGGGACCAATATTGTTGTTTGGAtgagtaaaaaacaaaattttgtctcTCTGTCAATTGCAGAAGTAGAATATATTGCTACTGGAAGTTGTTGTTCACAACTTCTTTGGATGAAAATGCTTTTAGGTGATTATGGAATATTACAAGACACCATGGTTGTTTATTGTGATAAATTTAGTGCTATCGACATCTCTAAGGATCCTATTCAACATTCTAAGACTAAGTACATAGAGATTATATAATCACTTTATTAGGAATCTGATTGAAAGAAAGATTGTGACTCTTGAATATATCCCTACTAAACGTTAGAATGCTAACATCTTTACCATACCTCTTGATAGAAGTAAGTTTGAGACACTTGTCAAGTGATTAGTGTGATTTTGTGTCCCTAGTCACCCCTAGCTCTCATGatccttgtgcttcatctcaATATTCTTTGTGAACATTCTTTTGttgctattttgtttttaagatttgcattgcattatattcatgcatttcatgataggttgtttttgtcttttccaaaaaaaaataataaaaaaaagggaaaggaaaaatgtgttttgtattaCTTATCTTGGATTTataatcaaggttggccatattatttttacataacatgcttATGTatcttgtttagcttggatgagcttattttcatTGCACTCTGCTAGTTTtagctatgtagtgcatgttgtgtgggaattgtttatagttttgatcacatgatcttgattttgaagtcacatgcttttggTTGCTAGGAttaaaacttaatgaaaaaggcataaataaccatctcatcatTGTTTACTAGTCAAttatgaacaccttagtgcatattataaaattttgtgctcgagaaagtgtagcacatgcacaaaaagaacataaggtgtagcctcagaTTAATACTCAAATTGGTAAgtacattattgggctataataaattcacaatgaaataaaattggtgtgtacattatttgGCTAATCtaataatttccaaataaaataaaattggtgtgtacattatgagacAAATCAGGAAACTTCCATGATAGCAAGCTTGTtatctaggagatgtgagagtcatatgatgtaactcttttgATGATAGtttctttcaaacttatgtgttgaattttgtagaaaatgtgattgattactatctacatatcacctcacatctATTTCATGCTTTTGTTatttgcacacactacacaagttattctttactaaacttagtacatgataTTGTGTGTGAATGTGTTTTGATCATCAAAGATTATATGTTCCTTGATTTTGATGCAACATGTGTTTAATGTTTGAGTTTTGCGGACAAAAAGGTTGAAAATATTGATTTTGGAAGATCTAGTTTGAAttcatgtgtttttgaaaaaacttttaatctcatACCCATGCAATTCATTCATAAAACATTGTGCTTTGAGGAGTATCTGCATaaactttctttgtttttcaaaaatttaaattttccaGATTTTCGATCAATTAAAGCTGTATCTCGACCGATTGAAATTGCGataaaaattttttgtttgaatttgtcTGGCTCGATTGATGCTTGATTAAtcgaatttatttttcaattgattGAAGCTAAATTTTGATTGATCGAATTTCGGTCAGTgagtgtttaaaaaaaaaaacttttctcatatgttcttcattttattcaaaacttttcaaacactcttttcattatttctcttcAGCCGATCCAATCTAAgcctttttttgttgttttcttccACAAATCACTTAAGAGTTTTTATCCTCAAGCTTATGTAAGTCTCCTTTACCCTTACTCTTTCATtaaaatcacatttttcatgcattttcatt comes from Castanea sativa cultivar Marrone di Chiusa Pesio chromosome 3, ASM4071231v1 and encodes:
- the LOC142627597 gene encoding agamous-like MADS-box protein AP1, which gives rise to MGRGRVQLKRIENKINRQVTFSKRRGGLLKKAHEISVLCDAEVALIVFSHKGKLFEYATDSCMEKILERYERYSYAERQLVATDSELQGNWTMEYSRLKAKVELLQRNHRHYLGEDLDTLSFKQLQNLEQQLDTALKQIRSRKNQLMYESISDLQRKEKAIQEQNTILANKIKEKEKTVTQQAQAQAHWEQQNHGPNGSSSFMLPQPLPCLNIGGTHHEEAPEARRNELELTLEPIYSCHLGCFAT